The following is a genomic window from Candidatus Nitrosotenuis cloacae.
CTCCTCGCCTGCGTCGCCTATTGTGTTATAGTTTACCCCAGACAGGTGCGCCCACTGTATTGGAACAAGCCTTTCCGCGTTTGTCGCCTCTCCTATTGCCACCAGTATGCGGTACGCAGTCTCCATAGTCTCGCCGTGCTCGCCCTTTAGTGCCTGCTCCTCCTCCCTTGTCAGTTCCACAAAATACGGTAGCACTCAGAAGTATAATTATCTGTGTGCAGTTTTCCAGGGTTGGCTTATTTACGGAATACGCAAAGCCATACCATGGAAAAGATCCTGCGGGGAATGATGGACACAATGAACGCCGTCAAGCCGCCGCGCATGACGGCGCTGCGCGAGCTTCACGACGTGGAGGGCGGAGACCCGTTTGCCATTTTAATTGGCACCATCCTGTCCGCAAGGACCAAGGACGAGAACACCGCAAGGGTGACAAGAAACCTCTTTGAGAGATACAAGACGCCGCGCGAGCTTGCGGCAGCCAAGGTAAAGGACGTAGAGAGGATAATCAAGTCCATCGGATTCTACCACGTAAAGGCAAAAAGAATCATCGAGGTGGCAAGGATAATCACCACCCAGCACAATGGAAAGGTCCCCCAAAACATGGGCCAGCTT
Proteins encoded in this region:
- a CDS encoding endonuclease III domain-containing protein; its protein translation is MEKILRGMMDTMNAVKPPRMTALRELHDVEGGDPFAILIGTILSARTKDENTARVTRNLFERYKTPRELAAAKVKDVERIIKSIGFYHVKAKRIIEVARIITTQHNGKVPQNMGQLVMLPGVGRKTANCVLVYAFEKPAIPVDTHVHRISNRLGLVDTKTPENTELALMEKIPEKYWLQINDTFVMYGQNICKPVSPMCHVCKIKKMCRYYSAKNAS